In Methanosphaera sp. ISO3-F5, a genomic segment contains:
- a CDS encoding STIV orfB116 family protein has protein sequence MKYVSNGFSPKMLNPNMELTFTIEDSSLDEIQEQKDELISSIGHDSIAEHLGIEKNRINIQLEVDDILYFVQICHDEDHKQCYDYRKICIIK, from the coding sequence ATGAAATACGTATCAAATGGATTTAGTCCAAAAATGTTAAATCCAAACATGGAATTAACATTCACCATAGAAGACTCAAGCCTGGATGAAATACAGGAACAAAAAGACGAACTAATTAGTTCAATAGGACATGACAGCATAGCAGAACACCTGGGAATAGAAAAAAACAGGATTAACATACAACTAGAAGTAGATGACATACTATACTTTGTGCAAATATGCCATGACGAAGACCACAAACAGTGCTACGATTACCGTAAAATATGCATAATAAAATAG
- a CDS encoding SprT-like domain-containing protein, with product MFKIYNIKGNEIPIVDVTTEDEYGCLYSTLGLVCIELSTHQDITLERVLEKKSDLIISAYNDTNKQVVQRSDEEFEELVFKYFDKYEKILGLEAKKLYIYPSSLKSLAWAYNDNEIELNHYMKYLEEEIIELTIYHELCHLYTLKHYGTFEHDEDFYNMLYKEFPKEEVERIMSNN from the coding sequence ATGTTCAAAATATATAATATAAAAGGAAACGAAATACCAATAGTAGATGTAACAACAGAAGATGAATACGGTTGCCTATATTCAACACTAGGCTTAGTATGCATAGAACTCTCAACACATCAAGACATCACACTAGAAAGAGTACTGGAAAAAAAGAGTGATCTTATCATCAGTGCATACAATGATACTAATAAACAGGTTGTTCAAAGAAGTGATGAAGAATTTGAAGAACTGGTGTTTAAATACTTTGATAAATACGAGAAAATATTAGGCCTAGAAGCAAAGAAATTATACATCTATCCATCAAGCCTAAAAAGCTTAGCATGGGCATATAATGATAATGAAATAGAGTTAAATCATTATATGAAATATTTGGAAGAAGAAATAATAGAACTAACAATATACCATGAACTATGCCACTTATACACTCTAAAACACTATGGTACATTTGAACATGACGAAGACTTCTATAACATGCTCTACAAGGAATTTCCAAAAGAAGAAGTTGAAAGGATTATGAGCAATAATTAA
- a CDS encoding aldo/keto reductase — MDKFGFGMMRLPQLDEKDPTKVDIEQVKQMVDEYIQAGGKYFDTAYPYHNGVSENVLKEAVVDRYPREDIIIATKLPIFSVEKPEDMEKFFNEQLEKCGVEYFDYYLIHNINEMTHHAVYDFDSFEFVRQKKREGKIKNIGFSFHDDPEALTEAMEAFPDCDFVQLQINYLDWNNTAVASKKCYDIVTKYEKPIIVMEPVKGGSLANLPETAEKIFKEYDEEAENVSYALRFCNELDNVFMILNGVSSIEQMKSSIKIFKDIKPLTVKEHELIDQVTEIVNDLTPIKCTECNYCIEHCPVSIPISKYFSAYNQHHINQIQKGDLLGPAVYYLVLSESDENGAASDCVECGQCVKYCPQHLEIPELLKDVDKELNNPMMKEFLST, encoded by the coding sequence ATGGATAAATTCGGATTCGGAATGATGAGACTACCACAATTAGATGAAAAAGATCCAACAAAGGTAGATATAGAACAAGTAAAACAAATGGTTGACGAATACATACAAGCAGGTGGAAAATACTTTGATACAGCATACCCATACCATAACGGCGTAAGCGAAAACGTTCTAAAAGAAGCAGTAGTAGACAGATACCCACGAGAAGACATAATAATCGCAACAAAACTACCAATATTCAGTGTAGAAAAACCAGAAGATATGGAAAAATTCTTCAACGAACAACTAGAAAAATGTGGAGTAGAATACTTTGACTACTACCTCATACACAACATAAATGAGATGACACACCACGCAGTATACGACTTTGACTCATTCGAATTTGTAAGACAAAAAAAGAGGGAAGGAAAAATAAAAAATATAGGATTTTCATTCCATGACGACCCAGAAGCATTAACAGAAGCAATGGAAGCATTCCCTGACTGTGACTTTGTACAATTACAGATAAACTACCTTGACTGGAACAATACTGCAGTAGCATCAAAGAAATGTTATGACATAGTAACAAAATATGAAAAACCAATCATAGTAATGGAACCTGTAAAAGGAGGATCTCTTGCTAACCTACCGGAAACTGCAGAAAAAATATTCAAGGAATATGATGAAGAAGCTGAAAACGTATCATATGCTCTAAGATTCTGTAATGAACTAGACAATGTATTCATGATACTTAATGGAGTAAGCAGCATTGAACAAATGAAAAGCAGTATAAAAATATTTAAGGACATAAAACCATTAACCGTTAAGGAACATGAACTAATTGATCAGGTAACTGAAATAGTGAATGATTTAACACCAATAAAATGTACAGAATGTAATTATTGTATCGAGCATTGTCCTGTAAGCATACCAATATCAAAGTATTTCTCAGCATATAATCAGCATCATATAAATCAGATTCAGAAGGGTGATTTATTAGGTCCTGCAGTATACTATCTTGTATTATCTGAGAGTGATGAGAATGGTGCAGCCAGTGACTGCGTAGAGTGTGGTCAATGTGTCAAGTATTGTCCACAACACCTTGAAATACCAGAATTGCTTAAAGATGTTGATAAAGAATTAAACAATCCTATGATGAAAGAGTTCTTATCAACTTAA